CGTACGATCGTTCTGCGTAATTCTGTGGATCCCAGGGTCCAGGCCATCACCGCCTTTGCAACGGTGTTGACCAGGGCGGCCAACACGACCGCAAACCCCGCTACCTGGGATTCCATCTGACTGTTCGAGGCCAACTCTGATACACTGAGCGTGATCGCGTCTACGTCCGTCACCCCGCTGATCGCACTGGCAACGTACACCCCGGTTTCCCCGAACGCCTCGTTCGCCCACTGCACGACGATCAGGATTACGACAAACGCCAGGGCAAAAGTGATCGCCGTCGGTAGGCGCAGGGGGTTCGAGACCTCGACCGGTTTTCGTTCCTCCGCATTAAGGGTGTTTCGTCGACGCCGGAGGAAGAACACCAAACCCAAACTGGCGCACAGCATCGCAACCATGGGGATAGCGATTACATGCAGCAGCGGAGTGTAAACGATCGCCACCTCGATCATTATGCGAGGGAACATCACGCTCGAGGTCAACAGGATGCCCTGTGCCAATATCGAGGAAAGTTCCGGATTGCCTTTACTCCTGCCGGAGAAACTGACGGTCGTCGCTGTGCTGCTCACCAGGCCGCCCAGAATGCCGGTGACTCCGATACCTTGTTCGGCGCCGAGCATCTTGATCAGCACGTAGCCGAAGAAGCCGATGCCCGAGACAAGGATGACCAACAGCCAGATTTGATACGGATTGACGACGTTGAAGGGCCCAAAATTGCGATTGGGCAGCAGCGGCAGTACGACGGCAGTGATCAGTAAAAATTCCAGGATCGCACGCAGGTCTTTGGCGCTCATGCGGCTCGTCAACTTGCGCATGGCAGGTTTGATGGCCAGCACCAACGCCGTTATGACTCCCAACGCGGAGGCGATCTCGAATTCGTCCCAGACCACCATGGCGCCCAGCAGCGGCGCGATGAGGGCCGCGACCTCGGTTGTAATACCCTCCTCATGCTTGCGAACGATCTCACCCATGTAGCTGGCCCATACCAGCAAGATAATGCCGATGTAGGCTGCGAGAAAAGGTAAGATCCCGAAGTCTTCAACCAGGTAGGCGCCGATCGCCCCAAGCAACGACATGAGCGAAAACGTGCGGATTCCTGCGAAGTCCTCTTCGCCCATTTTCTGCTGGACGAACTCGCGTTCCAGGCCGATGAGTGCGCCGATCAACAGCGCCACGGCGAAGCGCCACCAAGGTTCGAGATTGATCAAATCGCTCAAAATGCATCTCCTCTTTCTCTCGCAAGCTTGTTGACCTGTCGCGATTCGGACAAGAGTATACTAAACAATCCTGGTCGATGCCGCGTCGGTATGAAAACGGAGATGTAGTTCGATCGAAGGCGTGCGAAACCGCCCGGTAATTGGATTCCCGCAGCAGATCGACGACTCGTGGCGTGCGCAATCTGGTGCGACGTGTGCTCATGATCCCCCTTGCAGCCCGGCGCTTCAGCCGCGCACGGTCAACAGCAGTGCGAATCCGCCGAGCCCGAAGCATACACCGCCGAGCGTGTGTTCACCGTTGATGTAGAAGATGCTCCCGGTCAACAACAGCGCGGCGAAGACAACAGATCCCACGATGCGGTTGGTGGCCTTCGCCAGGCGGCGGATCTGGTTTTCCACTTCCGGCTCGAATTTGGCCGTGACCCTCACCTCGCCGCGCTCGATCTTGGATAAAGCAGCTTCCATCCTGGCCGGTAGAACGGCCAGGGCGCGGATTTGTTCCATTACGGCCGGTATCAATTCGTTGATCCAATCACCCGTTTCTTCGGTCAATAGTCCCTCCGCAAATGGACGCAGATTCTCGAAAAAATTAAAGTCCGGATCGAGTCCCACGCACATGCCCATCAAGATGCTGATGCAGCGTCCGAGAAACAACAAATCGGACGGCACCTGAAAAGGCATTTCGTAAAGTACATCGCGATACTCGTGTGCGATCTCACGCATTTCCTGTGGGTGCGTCTGGATGATCTCGCGAATGCGGTCGATGTCTGCACTTGGCAGTAGAACGCCGAGGCGTTGGTAGGCTTGCATCATGCGGTCTACGTTGCCGGTCCCGATGGCGATCAAGGCGTCGCGCAGCCCCGCTTTTGCTTCCGGCGTGATCCGGCCGACCATGCCGAAGTCGACGAAGACCAGACGCCATTTTCCCTCGTCGAGCGGTTCGACGAACAGATTTCCGGGATGGGGATCGGCGTGGAAGAAGTTTTCGTCGAAGATCTGATGGAAGTAAGTGTGCAGCAAGCGCCTGGCGACCTGCTCCAGTTCCACGCCGGCTTCTTCGATTGCCGCATAATCGGTGATCTTGATGAAGTAGACATCTTCCAGCACCAGGACTTCCTTCGTCGATTGCTGAGCGTACACTTTCGGGATGCGGACGTTCGCGTCGCCGGCGAACATCTCAGCAAAGCGGC
This sequence is a window from Anaerolineales bacterium. Protein-coding genes within it:
- a CDS encoding MgtC/SapB family protein — protein: MSDLINLEPWWRFAVALLIGALIGLEREFVQQKMGEEDFAGIRTFSLMSLLGAIGAYLVEDFGILPFLAAYIGIILLVWASYMGEIVRKHEEGITTEVAALIAPLLGAMVVWDEFEIASALGVITALVLAIKPAMRKLTSRMSAKDLRAILEFLLITAVVLPLLPNRNFGPFNVVNPYQIWLLVILVSGIGFFGYVLIKMLGAEQGIGVTGILGGLVSSTATTVSFSGRSKGNPELSSILAQGILLTSSVMFPRIMIEVAIVYTPLLHVIAIPMVAMLCASLGLVFFLRRRRNTLNAEERKPVEVSNPLRLPTAITFALAFVVILIVVQWANEAFGETGVYVASAISGVTDVDAITLSVSELASNSQMESQVAGFAVVLAALVNTVAKAVMAWTLGSTELRRTIVRAFGIVVLTGLVSSLIIFVSA
- a CDS encoding AarF/UbiB family protein, translating into MESDKTLLHRFPLRMRYLRVTLFFTGMILSIFLWDILLRHLGLRSMARRTAERRYKRHARRFRILATRLGGLWIKVGQFLSTRLDVLPDAVTDELAGLQDEVPSESFDAMRGKIESSFGRPLEECFQWVEAQPLASASLGQVHRARLPAGDEVVVKVQRPGIRSLIKIDMDALQTIVRWIKRYPPISRRADLDAIFAEFSQTVWQEVDYVAEAENARRFAEMFAGDANVRIPKVYAQQSTKEVLVLEDVYFIKITDYAAIEEAGVELEQVARRLLHTYFHQIFDENFFHADPHPGNLFVEPLDEGKWRLVFVDFGMVGRITPEAKAGLRDALIAIGTGNVDRMMQAYQRLGVLLPSADIDRIREIIQTHPQEMREIAHEYRDVLYEMPFQVPSDLLFLGRCISILMGMCVGLDPDFNFFENLRPFAEGLLTEETGDWINELIPAVMEQIRALAVLPARMEAALSKIERGEVRVTAKFEPEVENQIRRLAKATNRIVGSVVFAALLLTGSIFYINGEHTLGGVCFGLGGFALLLTVRG